A part of Pseudomonadota bacterium genomic DNA contains:
- a CDS encoding glycine zipper family protein → MTTSQQRTLSGTTMGAAGGAVIGAIAGNAGLGAGIGAATGLLGGYLYDQHKQSEDNAYQQGYQQGQRAR, encoded by the coding sequence ATGACCACCTCGCAGCAACGGACGCTGAGCGGCACCACGATGGGTGCGGCGGGCGGTGCCGTCATCGGGGCGATCGCCGGGAATGCCGGTCTCGGAGCTGGGATCGGTGCGGCCACCGGCCTCTTGGGCGGCTACCTCTACGACCAGCACAAGCAGTCGGAGGACAACGCCTATCAGCAAGGATACCAGCAAGGGCAGCGCGCCCGCTGA